DNA from Betaproteobacteria bacterium:
GCAACTCACGCTGAGGATCCGCTGACACGGCGGAGCCGGCACGGTCCGCTTCTCCTCGCTGCCGGAAAGATTGTCCCGGCCGGAATGTCAGGTCCTTTCGAAGACCACCGCGTCCAGCGCCCGGCAACCTTCGCCCGCGGCGCCCACGGCGACAGGATTCACGTCCAGGCTTTCGATTCTCGAGTCCGGCGCCGTCATCAGGTTTCCGACCGCGACGACCGCCCGGCAGTACGCCTCCACATCCAGGGCCGGATCGCCCCTTACACCGGCAAGCAGCGGCGCCACACGCAGACGGGACAATGCCTTCCGGACGTCGTCGGAATCGAACGGCGGCAGCAGGAGCGTGGAATCCGGCATCGCTTCGACGTACTTCCCGCCGTCCCCGATCACGATCACGGGACCGAAGACGGGGTCGACGTGCGCACCCACCACCAGTTCGCGCCGCGCCTTTTCCATGGCCGCCACGATCACGCCGTCGAATGCCGCCCCTTGCGACTGGAGCGTCCGCTGCATCCGATCGAACGCGCTGCGCACCTCATCCTTGTTCACGAGGCTCAGCGCCACGAGCCCGAGTTCCGACTTGTGGGCCACATCGCGCGAGCAGCCCTTGACGACGACGGAACCGCCCATCGACTCGAATGCCGCGACGGCTTCCTCCGCCGTCCGGCAAAGGCGGTGCGTCATGACCGGAACGCCGGCGCGCTGCAGCAGGGCCAGACTGTCCGCCTCGTTCAGCATTCTCGAGGCACCGGCCTCGCGGCGCCCGACGGGCCGCGTCGGCTTCGCGTCGCGCATCCGTTCGTGGTGACCCACGAATTGCGCCAGCGCCGCCACCGCTTCCGCCTCGGTCTGGAATACGGGAACGCCGCGCGCCTTGAACGGTGCTGCGACCTCGTCCTGCGTGATCGCAGCGATGGTGGGCTTGCCGGTCGCCTCGGCGAATGTCGCGGTGTCGCGGGCGAAGGCCTCCACGTCGTAGGCGGCGCCAGCGACAGGAATGCCGATGACGAAGGCGTCCGCGGCAGGGTCGCGTGCGACGACCGGCAGGATGGCGCCGAACAGGCCGCTGTTGGTGAGCAGCGCCGCCGTGATGTCGATCGGATTGGTGCTGGTGGCGAAGGTGGGGAGGATCGAGGCCAGCTCGGCCTTGGTCTGCGTCGCGAGCTGGGCGATGGGCATGGAGGCCCGCGTGGCCGCGTCGGCCGCCATCACGCACACGGCGCCCGAGTTGCTGATGGCGACCAGCCGGCGTCCCGCCGGCTTCCATCCCTTCAGATACAGATCGGTGGCGTGGGAGAGCTCGCGCAGATCGTTCGCCCGCCAGATGCCGTGGCGCTCGAGAAACGCATCGACCACCCGATCCTCGTTGGCCAGTGCCCCGGTGTGCGATTTCGCGGCCTGCTGGCCGGCGCTCGTGCGTCCGGACTTGAGCGCCACGATAGGCACGCCGCGCTCACGGGCGATCCGCGCCGCTTCGGCGAGCGGGGCCGCGTCGGGGATGCTCTCCAGGTACATGAGGATGAGGCGCATCTCCGGATCGCGGGCCATTTCCGCGGCCAGCTCCGCCACCGTCACGTCGCAGTCGTTCCCCGTGGCGTTCGCGTAACGCACGCCGATGCCCTTCCGGCGCAGCATGCAATAAGGCACGACACTCATCGCACCGCTCTGGCTCACCACGCCGACGGGGCCGTCCAGGGGCGGAATCTCGAGGAACATGGACGAGAACGACAGGACGGCGCCGTT
Protein-coding regions in this window:
- a CDS encoding acetate--CoA ligase family protein; translated protein: MSTPLRAAVAPESIVVIGASENPDKIGGRPLYYLGKHGYRGRVYGINPKRTETQGFPTFASLDALPEAPDAAIIAVPGNAAVEAVATCAAAGVKLCVVMTSGFGETSSEEGRLGEQKMRETARAAGMRVVGPNSQGLANFGNGAVLSFSSMFLEIPPLDGPVGVVSQSGAMSVVPYCMLRRKGIGVRYANATGNDCDVTVAELAAEMARDPEMRLILMYLESIPDAAPLAEAARIARERGVPIVALKSGRTSAGQQAAKSHTGALANEDRVVDAFLERHGIWRANDLRELSHATDLYLKGWKPAGRRLVAISNSGAVCVMAADAATRASMPIAQLATQTKAELASILPTFATSTNPIDITAALLTNSGLFGAILPVVARDPAADAFVIGIPVAGAAYDVEAFARDTATFAEATGKPTIAAITQDEVAAPFKARGVPVFQTEAEAVAALAQFVGHHERMRDAKPTRPVGRREAGASRMLNEADSLALLQRAGVPVMTHRLCRTAEEAVAAFESMGGSVVVKGCSRDVAHKSELGLVALSLVNKDEVRSAFDRMQRTLQSQGAAFDGVIVAAMEKARRELVVGAHVDPVFGPVIVIGDGGKYVEAMPDSTLLLPPFDSDDVRKALSRLRVAPLLAGVRGDPALDVEAYCRAVVAVGNLMTAPDSRIESLDVNPVAVGAAGEGCRALDAVVFERT